The DNA segment ctttccatctaccaaatccactcacaaggctttggtcagtctgggacTATAGTActagacacatacccaaggtgccatgcagtgggactgaacccaaaaccatgtggttaggaagcaaacttcttaacacacaaccacaGCTGcacttatgtgtgtctgtgtttgtgtgtacccttgtcttgacatcatgtactGATTGCAAGCAAGCTTCACCATCAAATAAGTCATGCTGTTTAATTCCAAGTCTTTCATGAAAACGTGTGTAGCCACAGGGAAAATTACCTTGCTTTGAAACTGGTGAGtgttggcgacaggaagggcatctggctgtaaaaaaaaatcagcctCAGAACATTCTGCctgactcatgcaaacatggaaaagggaACGTCAAATGAAATGATGAACATTTAATATCCTTTCTgatataggcgcaaggcctgaaaattgGTGGGAGGAgaggtacttagtttatcaaagccgaaaagatgaaaggaacgttaaatcggaagaaatgctgctaagcatgttCCCAACACTCTCCCAATAGTCTCCGAGCATAGCTCAGGTATGTTGTTATCAATTCGTTTAACTGCCTGGGAATTGCATTAAAGGTAGATGTGTCTGTGAAATTTTCTGCGACTTTTATGCTAATGTAATAATCACGGAGTTCAGTTAGACAGGTGGTTCTCAACTATATTTTGTCTATGAACccctttaatttctattttattctactggacTCCCATAGCCactggatattaaaaaaaaaatctcactattctttttataattaaatattatttggaacTGTATAAGAAAAATAGTCAAATTGTTTTGTGTATTGGTGAAAAATAACCAATCTATAGCACGAGCCCCAAGGGTCATgaggaccccagttgagaaccactggacgAACAACTGAATACTCATCGTCGATATAAAAGGTCCACGGTGGTGCTGATTCGACAGTATTTGAACGGACAACAAAGGGACATAACTACATACTGCTAAGGTATTTAATTTCTTACATAAGGCACAGGGACAGAAATTTTGTTGGGTAAAGGCAATTGTGGATTATATGAACCTCAGTGTTTCATAGGTATTTCCTTTTATCGACGCCCGATTAATAAAGAGCAAAGTCAATCtaagctggatttgaactcagaacctaagcaGCCAGACCTCGTCGACCAGAAAATGTTTAAACAGACATCACGAAGGGACATAACTCTGTAAGGCGTTTAATCCCAAATAACAACATTATCACATGGCCCTTCTGCTATAATTCTATAACAATCCTGTTTACATCTGGGATGCTTTAAAGTCTAATGAGTTTAGTGTACATTATTCATCCACAACAACTTTTTAATAAACTCCAGTACTCCTTAAATACTTGTTTGATCAATGCAGAAAGAGTTTGTATCTGCAGTCTTCGGACACAGTAGTTCCTCTGACACCGATGAGGTTGATAAGGTCAACAACGTTCCTCTTGAACAGTTACAATGTGAAGACCACAGGAAAACTATGGACAGGGAACGAATACTGGAGAGACGATGGTGGGCCCCAGAAGAGTGGAGAAGATCTACGCAGTATatacttctttactgcccagaagggactaaatatagagggggcaaacaaggacagacgaagggattgagtcgattatatcgaccccagtgcgaaactggtactttatttatcgaccccgaaaggatgaaaggcaaagttgacctcggcggaatttgaactcagaacgtaacgacagacaaaataccgttagaTCTACGCAGTATGGGCGGCGAGATGAGTGAATTGTGCCCGAATGGAGGTGGTACGAGTGTACCTAGCTCTGAAAAAGCAAGCAGAGGCCCCAGGAACTTATTCTAGCAGTGATAAGCGCAGAAGTCGATCTGTTGTTATTTAAACTCACAACGTACAGTGTCAGATGTTCATACTACAAGGGGTATTTAATGACTCTCTTCCATTCCTGTTACTTTATTAATGTTTTAATTctgacacatattcatacacatgtgtgaatacgtgtgtgtgtgtgtgtgtcaaataatCAAAATGTTATTACCATTCTATGGAAGATCTATCGATGTCTGATTAACTAAGAATCGTGCTACAGAAATTATTTTGAGAACAAGGCCAGCTGTATAAGAGGCATTATTTGCAGTGTCATCAAATCAGCAAAAACTCCTTCAGCAGCTGAAAGACTTTGCACTTTCATTAAATTACTCTTTCGGAAAGAAAATATGGCAGCTGCAAGGACAGCGAGGATCTGTAATGAGTCAAACGCAAGTATACGGTCCCACAATAATAAAACCTGATCGCAAGCAAGACAACCAGAGAAAGCCCTAATTATCCACTTAAAGGCGATTCTCAGGGGTTGGATGCCGTGGAGTTTTAGATGAAAGAAAACTTCTGGTTCTAAAGTCTGCAAAAGTTGCTCGaacaacagacaaatggataaaaTGCCTTCTTCGTGAGACGAGATGCAATGGAGCCGGAAGAAAAATCTGGAATACATTTCtctaaagataaaataaagttgCTCTGGTTCACTATAAAGGTAACAGAATGGAACAACATACATGGAGAAACCATGAAATGGTATAACACCACTGGGAGGAAATATCACAGACAAGTCACTGTTTCCTAGTTTGCCACGAATGTAGGATTTTGGTAAACTGCCGTTGGTTTTGTTATTGCAGGTCAGTAAAATGGTATCACGCGAAAACGGTAAAAGGACTTGATATAATAAGTCTTCGAATACAAAATACTGGTCGTCATTGCTCGCCGTCAGTTTAATGTCTTTGTAAAGTAGTTTATCAGTGAGAAGTTCGTGTTTAAACACATAATTTTTCAGTTGTTTGTAGTAAACGTAGTCAGTGTTGCTTATATCAAGGCCAAGCATTTGGCTCCAGAGTGTCCTTCGTAAGCTGACTGGACATCCTTTCTTGGAATATTCTTGTGAGACTGGAGTTAAGCCGAGAGCGATAACTTTATTACCGAGTTTTATGTTCTCATTGAAGAAGCTGTCGTTCAGGCCATCGACAGTATCGTCAATGCCTATTTGACAATGGTTTATCGAAATCCCACTATAGAATGCTCGCAATTCTGATAGGTTCCTGACTTCCAGCGCAATTTGAATTATACCCCACATACTCATAGGTCCTTCGCTGTTCCTGTTGATGTTTTGGTTCTGAATACTTATGATGGCATCAAGGAAGTCTTTTGGTGCATACACAGGACGGATGTTCGTTGGTTCACGGATGTTAGCTCCCAGTTCCGTCCATTGGCTCATCATGTGGTTGATGTCTTTTTGAGGTCTCTTGCGAGCTAAAGATATATTTTGTTCAGTACACATGGCATTCAGACTTTTAACAATTCGTCTCTCCCAATTTTGCTGTGCCTCGTACAAGTGGTCAAGTTGTTCCTGCGAAAATGTCTGTAGTTTCTGTTTCGCCGCAAGGTATCCATTTCGCTTCAGGTAATTGTAAACGTAATTACGGAGTGGACGGTCAAATTTCGTGTCTCGAAGCTTTTGATATAGTGTTGTTTTGACGTCAGACAAACGGACATTTAGTTTGATGGCTTCTTCTTGAGCTTTTGCCAAC comes from the Octopus sinensis linkage group LG11, ASM634580v1, whole genome shotgun sequence genome and includes:
- the LOC115217598 gene encoding TBC1 domain family member 19-like, which translates into the protein MDAEETLTLSKNIIRLLQPSMLYKEMLAKAQEEAIKLNVRLSDVKTTLYQKLRDTKFDRPLRNYVYNYLKRNGYLAAKQKLQTFSQEQLDHLYEAQQNWERRIVKSLNAMCTEQNISLARKRPQKDINHMMSQWTELGANIREPTNIRPVYAPKDFLDAIISIQNQNINRNSEGPMSMWGIIQIALEVRNLSELRAFYSGISINHCQIGIDDTVDGLNDSFFNENIKLGNKVIALGLTPVSQEYSKKGCPVSLRRTLWSQMLGLDISNTDYVYYKQLKNYVFKHELLTDKLLYKDIKLTASNDDQYFVFEDLLYQVLLPFSRDTILLTCNNKTNGSLPKSYIRGKLGNSDLSVIFPPSGVIPFHGFSMYVVPFCYLYSEPEQLYFIFREMYSRFFFRLHCISSHEEGILSICLLFEQLLQTLEPEVFFHLKLHGIQPLRIAFKWIIRAFSGCLACDQVLLLWDRILAFDSLQILAVLAAAIFSFRKSNLMKVQSLSAAEGVFADLMTLQIMPLIQLALFSK